Proteins encoded by one window of Peptostreptococcaceae bacterium:
- a CDS encoding peptidylprolyl isomerase translates to MNKNVLAKVGNREILKEEMEMMIKSLGPERAAQFDNEKGREYVLNELVNQELFYLYAMASGMDGDELFKSQLETAKVNILKQYVVNKTIANVAVEENDAEEYYEKNKSNFQMPESIRTKHILVDSEEAAKSIQAEIGGGLAFEDAATKYSKCPSKENGGDLGMFGRGKMVPEFEAAAFAMNVGEISQPVKTQFGYHIIKVEEKQEPSVRAYDEVKNEIGQRLVAEKQRDVYMEKISELKKQYEVEIY, encoded by the coding sequence ATGAATAAAAATGTTTTGGCAAAAGTGGGAAATAGGGAAATACTGAAAGAAGAAATGGAAATGATGATCAAGAGCCTTGGACCGGAGCGTGCCGCTCAGTTCGACAATGAAAAGGGCAGAGAATATGTTTTGAATGAGTTGGTAAATCAGGAGCTCTTTTATCTATATGCGATGGCAAGCGGAATGGATGGAGACGAATTATTCAAGTCGCAACTTGAAACTGCAAAGGTTAACATACTCAAGCAGTATGTCGTAAACAAAACAATTGCAAACGTTGCTGTCGAAGAAAATGATGCTGAAGAGTACTATGAAAAAAATAAAAGCAACTTTCAAATGCCGGAGAGCATACGTACCAAACATATTCTTGTGGATAGCGAGGAAGCGGCTAAGAGCATACAGGCGGAAATTGGTGGAGGTCTTGCATTCGAAGATGCTGCAACAAAATATTCAAAATGCCCGTCAAAAGAAAACGGTGGAGATTTGGGTATGTTCGGTAGAGGGAAAATGGTCCCAGAATTTGAGGCTGCAGCCTTTGCCATGAATGTTGGCGAAATCAGTCAACCTGTAAAGACACAGTTCGGATACCATATCATCAAGGTTGAAGAAAAGCAGGAGCCATCCGTAAGAGCCTACGACGAGGTAAAGAATGAAATTGGCCAAAGGCTCGTAGCTGAAAAGCAAAGGGATGTATACATGGAAAAGATAAGTGAGTTGAAAAAACAGTATGAAGTGGAAATTTACTAA
- a CDS encoding aspartate aminotransferase family protein — MSFKLTKTQEIIDRDAKVYPEFARMPYYPLAVARGHGAILEDFDGNEFIDLLSSASALNTGHAHPRIVKAIKEQAEKYITYTAAYMYSEPLVKYAEALIEVTPGDYEKKVAFGNSGSDANDGAIKLARAYTGRKKIVSFIGAYHGSTYGALSLSAISLNMRRKIGPLLGEIEHIEYPDCYRCLYGKKCETCDLECLGAFKKAMKTFMPPEEIAAVIIEPIQGDGGLIVPPNRYMKALYELCSENGILFVSEEVQQGFGRTGKWFGIEHFDVVPDMLILGKSIGSGVPLSAIVARKEIMDSMDAPAHLFTMSGNALACAAAYATLEVIKDENLLEKSTELGNYAKGRFEALMEEYEIIGDVRGLGLSIGVDLVRDRISKEGYREAAAKICYRCWEKGVIIIFLGDGVLRFQPPLVITREEIDKAIDIIEESMKEFLAGDIPDEVLKTAKGW, encoded by the coding sequence ATGAGTTTTAAATTGACTAAAACGCAAGAAATCATAGACAGGGATGCTAAGGTATATCCGGAGTTTGCTAGGATGCCATATTATCCTTTGGCTGTTGCAAGGGGCCATGGAGCTATACTAGAAGACTTTGACGGAAACGAATTCATAGATTTGTTGTCGAGTGCATCTGCTCTTAATACTGGGCATGCGCATCCGAGAATAGTAAAAGCGATAAAAGAACAAGCGGAAAAATACATAACATATACGGCGGCCTATATGTATTCAGAGCCCCTTGTTAAATACGCAGAGGCCCTTATAGAGGTTACGCCAGGGGACTATGAAAAAAAAGTTGCATTTGGCAATAGCGGTTCCGACGCAAATGACGGAGCAATAAAGCTTGCAAGGGCTTACACCGGAAGAAAGAAAATAGTTTCATTCATAGGAGCGTATCACGGATCTACTTACGGAGCATTGTCCCTAAGCGCAATAAGCCTTAACATGCGAAGAAAGATAGGACCGCTTTTGGGGGAAATAGAGCACATCGAATACCCCGATTGTTACAGATGCCTATATGGCAAGAAATGCGAAACCTGCGATTTGGAGTGCCTGGGCGCTTTCAAGAAAGCCATGAAAACTTTCATGCCGCCTGAAGAAATAGCGGCCGTTATAATAGAACCAATACAGGGAGACGGTGGACTTATCGTTCCGCCCAATCGCTATATGAAAGCCTTGTATGAACTATGCAGTGAGAATGGAATACTTTTCGTGAGCGAGGAAGTGCAGCAAGGCTTTGGCCGCACTGGGAAATGGTTTGGAATAGAACATTTCGATGTGGTTCCCGATATGCTGATTCTAGGCAAATCCATTGGTTCAGGGGTTCCACTAAGCGCTATAGTAGCTAGAAAAGAAATAATGGATTCTATGGATGCTCCCGCGCATCTCTTTACAATGAGCGGGAATGCATTGGCTTGCGCGGCGGCATATGCGACGCTCGAGGTAATAAAAGACGAGAATCTTTTGGAAAAGAGTACCGAACTTGGCAATTACGCCAAGGGGCGCTTCGAAGCGTTGATGGAAGAGTATGAAATCATAGGCGATGTAAGGGGCTTGGGACTTTCCATAGGTGTGGACTTGGTAAGAGACAGAATTTCCAAGGAAGGCTACAGAGAAGCGGCGGCTAAAATTTGCTACAGATGTTGGGAAAAAGGGGTAATCATAATTTTCTTGGGAGACGGCGTACTAAGATTCCAACCGCCTCTCGTAATTACCCGTGAAGAGATAGATAAGGCAATTGATATCATAGAGGAATCAATGAAAGAGTTCTTGGCCGGGGATATTCCCGACGAGGTACTCAAAACTGCAAAGGGGTGGTAG
- a CDS encoding histidinol-phosphate aminotransferase family protein: MYHIRKHLEKIKHESYANVPEDFAADGIDCSLGINPYGFPKAINEAARMMNLDLISQYPHGDSKLKNAIMDYWKDCASIDMGQIELACGSMDSLTKINKMFIDKGTAVIGHGPQFPDFGMDVEAMGGIYETVDMFGNNGRFNGQRLINAIESRHAICYIDNPNNPTGQIIPIETISKIVEKAAKLGVCVLVDEAYGDFMEKKNSAINLMERYDNIMVVKSFSKGFGMAGMRVGYAVGPVELMDVYRKVAIPFCVSGMGAVFAQEALKEEGFLEESREKIAVAKKKVIESMKTIGVLETSLTVPIMTMVHEDKKVDLYSELLKVQVLSVPGCNFEGLGKNCVRLRINADVDVLVERIEQLEKK, encoded by the coding sequence ATGTATCACATTAGAAAACATTTAGAAAAAATAAAGCATGAAAGTTATGCAAATGTACCCGAGGATTTCGCCGCCGACGGCATAGATTGCTCTTTAGGTATTAATCCATACGGATTTCCGAAGGCAATCAATGAAGCTGCAAGGATGATGAACCTCGATTTGATAAGCCAATATCCTCACGGCGATTCGAAATTGAAAAACGCAATCATGGATTATTGGAAGGATTGTGCATCCATTGATATGGGGCAAATCGAATTGGCTTGCGGGTCCATGGATTCACTGACAAAAATCAACAAGATGTTTATTGACAAGGGAACGGCGGTCATAGGCCATGGCCCACAGTTTCCTGATTTTGGGATGGATGTGGAGGCTATGGGAGGCATATATGAAACGGTGGACATGTTCGGAAACAATGGAAGGTTCAACGGCCAAAGGCTCATAAACGCAATTGAAAGCAGACATGCCATTTGCTATATAGACAATCCCAATAATCCGACGGGACAAATAATTCCCATTGAGACCATCTCAAAGATTGTAGAGAAAGCAGCCAAGCTCGGGGTTTGTGTTCTTGTAGACGAAGCCTATGGAGATTTCATGGAAAAAAAGAATTCCGCTATCAATCTTATGGAAAGGTACGACAACATAATGGTGGTAAAATCTTTTTCGAAGGGATTTGGAATGGCAGGTATGAGGGTTGGATACGCTGTAGGACCGGTGGAACTCATGGACGTCTACAGAAAAGTTGCTATTCCATTTTGCGTAAGCGGAATGGGGGCGGTTTTTGCTCAAGAGGCTTTGAAAGAGGAAGGGTTTTTGGAAGAGAGCAGAGAGAAAATCGCCGTTGCAAAGAAAAAAGTCATTGAATCGATGAAGACGATTGGAGTTCTCGAGACGAGTCTTACGGTTCCGATAATGACTATGGTTCATGAAGACAAGAAAGTCGATTTATATAGTGAGTTGCTTAAAGTTCAGGTATTGTCTGTTCCGGGATGCAATTTCGAGGGTTTGGGCAAAAACTGTGTTCGTCTCAGAATCAACGCGGATGTGGATGTTCTTGTCGAAAGAATCGAGCAGCTCGAGAAAAAATAG
- a CDS encoding D-aminoacylase, with product MYNFDLLIKNAKIVDGSGNPWYLGDVGLKDGKIAYVGKLSEDAYSGETIDAKKQVLSPGFIDCHTHSDFVLLRDPGMLSKLKQGITTQMIGCCGISPAPISPDKVELLDKYVGAFKGGANPEYNWERFGEYLNVIDDLDLGTNIGAFVGQGTIRINVMGFDSKLPTKQEIKEMHDQLEEAMKDGAFGLSSGLIYPPGIYSQPEEIEEVAKALKEFNGVYLSHMRNESYDSVNSVKELIKVAEVAGIAVQVHHHKAVGIKNWGIVKETIKLVEDARDRGIDVTIDQYPYTAGSTTLRACLPPWVHEGGVDKIIERLKDLDTRKRIIEEINTNDEWENFIKECNGAEGVLISYTPETSEYEGKTLAQVGKMLGIDPLEALLDIIIANKGIDAACYFMLAEDDVKYVMQRPYTMIGSDSIAAAPGAKCHPRSSGTFPRVLGKYVREEKTLRLEEAVNKMTGFTATRFNLQGKGLIKVGMDADLVIFDPDTIIDGADFKDPFKDPIGINYVFINGEIIIDNGSYTGKTEGKVLRRI from the coding sequence ATGTATAACTTTGATTTGTTAATAAAAAATGCAAAGATAGTAGACGGATCAGGTAATCCGTGGTATTTGGGTGATGTTGGTCTAAAGGATGGAAAAATCGCATATGTGGGCAAATTATCCGAAGATGCCTACTCCGGTGAAACAATTGATGCAAAGAAGCAGGTTTTATCACCTGGTTTCATTGACTGTCATACACATTCCGATTTTGTGCTTTTAAGAGATCCTGGGATGCTATCTAAGTTAAAACAAGGTATAACGACTCAAATGATTGGATGTTGTGGGATATCTCCAGCACCAATAAGTCCAGACAAGGTAGAACTTCTGGATAAATATGTAGGAGCTTTTAAGGGTGGGGCAAACCCTGAATATAATTGGGAAAGGTTTGGGGAGTATTTAAATGTAATTGATGATTTAGATCTTGGTACTAATATTGGTGCATTTGTTGGGCAAGGGACAATAAGAATAAATGTGATGGGGTTTGATTCAAAACTTCCTACAAAGCAAGAAATTAAAGAGATGCATGATCAACTAGAAGAAGCGATGAAAGATGGTGCATTTGGCCTTTCTTCTGGATTGATTTATCCTCCTGGTATATATTCACAACCAGAAGAGATAGAGGAAGTTGCTAAAGCTTTAAAAGAATTTAACGGAGTTTATCTTTCGCATATGCGAAATGAATCATATGATTCGGTTAATTCAGTTAAAGAGCTTATTAAAGTTGCAGAAGTAGCTGGCATAGCAGTACAAGTTCATCACCACAAAGCTGTGGGGATAAAAAATTGGGGAATTGTGAAGGAAACTATTAAGTTAGTGGAGGATGCCAGAGATAGGGGGATTGATGTTACAATTGATCAATATCCATATACTGCTGGTAGTACTACACTAAGAGCTTGCCTTCCACCTTGGGTGCATGAAGGTGGAGTAGATAAAATTATTGAAAGATTAAAAGATTTAGATACAAGAAAACGAATAATAGAAGAGATTAATACAAATGATGAATGGGAGAATTTTATTAAGGAGTGTAATGGTGCTGAAGGAGTACTGATTTCTTATACACCTGAAACCTCTGAATATGAAGGTAAGACCCTTGCCCAAGTTGGTAAAATGTTAGGAATAGACCCACTGGAAGCACTACTTGATATAATTATAGCTAATAAGGGAATTGATGCTGCGTGTTATTTCATGCTAGCCGAGGATGATGTTAAGTATGTAATGCAAAGGCCATACACTATGATAGGTTCAGATTCTATTGCAGCTGCGCCAGGTGCTAAATGTCATCCGCGTTCGAGTGGTACTTTCCCAAGAGTTCTTGGGAAATATGTAAGGGAAGAGAAAACATTGAGATTAGAAGAAGCTGTTAATAAAATGACAGGTTTTACAGCAACAAGATTTAATCTTCAAGGAAAAGGCTTGATCAAGGTGGGCATGGATGCTGATCTTGTAATATTTGATCCTGATACAATTATTGATGGTGCTGATTTTAAAGACCCATTTAAAGACCCTATAGGAATAAACTATGTATTCATTAATGGGGAAATTATAATAGACAATGGATCGTATACAGGAAAAACTGAAGGAAAAGTTTTAAGAAGAATTTAA
- the panF gene encoding sodium/panthothenate symporter: MFEVGRSARIAIIITFIIYSIFMIAIGIYSKKVMDKAKDDKYMDEYFTGNRTMGPLVVAMMIAAGLCSAGTFLGGPGLAWSVGLTWVLAILAQSFMNFAILGEIGKKVGIVSRRIGAQSYLDLFSSRYNNNKLIGIFGVLAILIFLGGYDVAQFVGGARLFESMTGLPYILGLVIFAGLVLITAALGGIKGVATAIAFQGVIMTVAVVTLFVGAIKYAMPLQQTYETLISIDPKLVTPWSWSIPYQISLWITYGLVFIGLPHGAMGALTYKDTKSMHQSIILGGGFVLVWSIILIWVGSLGRAMFPELTVADQIIPAITMTVLPPWMAGLTLAGVAGAIQSTVGAMIIVLSSTFVRNAYQTFINPKADSKKLKKVAIASTTIITLCIFALAINPPNSLQYIITFAIGGLGSAFFWPMLLGVYWKRTNEYGAAAGMIGGMVTYILGAGNFLNITMGMNAIVISLIISGILTVLVSKVTPKAPKGIIMIWFGKTYPSVITER, from the coding sequence ATGTTTGAGGTAGGTAGAAGTGCTAGAATTGCCATAATTATTACTTTTATAATATATTCCATATTCATGATTGCTATAGGTATATACTCGAAAAAAGTAATGGACAAAGCAAAAGATGATAAATATATGGATGAATATTTTACGGGTAATCGTACGATGGGTCCACTAGTTGTTGCTATGATGATAGCGGCCGGACTATGTAGTGCGGGTACATTTCTTGGAGGGCCGGGATTGGCTTGGAGTGTTGGACTTACTTGGGTGTTAGCAATTTTAGCACAAAGCTTTATGAATTTTGCAATTCTTGGAGAAATAGGGAAAAAGGTTGGAATCGTATCAAGAAGAATTGGTGCACAATCTTATTTAGACTTATTTAGCTCTCGATATAATAACAATAAGTTAATTGGGATTTTTGGTGTTTTAGCAATTTTGATTTTTTTGGGCGGTTACGATGTTGCCCAATTTGTAGGTGGTGCGAGGCTATTTGAATCGATGACAGGTTTGCCTTACATATTAGGACTAGTTATTTTTGCAGGATTAGTATTAATAACCGCTGCTTTGGGTGGCATAAAAGGAGTTGCAACGGCTATAGCTTTTCAAGGAGTTATTATGACAGTAGCTGTAGTAACATTATTTGTAGGGGCCATTAAGTATGCTATGCCATTGCAACAAACATATGAAACTCTAATTAGCATTGATCCGAAATTAGTGACTCCATGGAGTTGGAGCATTCCTTATCAAATTTCTTTGTGGATTACATATGGACTTGTTTTTATAGGCCTACCACATGGTGCTATGGGAGCTTTAACATATAAGGACACAAAATCTATGCACCAATCAATTATTTTGGGCGGAGGATTTGTGTTAGTGTGGTCAATAATACTAATATGGGTAGGGAGTTTAGGCCGTGCCATGTTCCCGGAATTAACAGTGGCTGACCAAATAATTCCTGCAATAACTATGACAGTATTACCGCCATGGATGGCAGGATTGACGTTAGCAGGTGTAGCTGGTGCTATACAATCAACAGTTGGAGCAATGATTATCGTATTAAGTAGTACATTCGTTAGAAATGCATATCAAACATTTATTAATCCAAAGGCTGATAGCAAAAAGTTGAAAAAGGTAGCCATAGCTTCAACAACGATCATTACTCTTTGCATATTTGCTTTAGCAATTAATCCGCCAAATAGTTTGCAATACATAATAACATTTGCAATAGGTGGTTTAGGTTCAGCATTCTTTTGGCCAATGTTATTAGGCGTATATTGGAAAAGAACAAATGAATACGGGGCAGCAGCGGGCATGATAGGTGGAATGGTCACTTATATTTTAGGAGCAGGGAATTTTTTAAATATAACTATGGGTATGAATGCAATTGTAATTTCACTAATAATTTCAGGAATCTTAACTGTTTTAGTTAGCAAGGTAACACCTAAGGCTCCTAAGGGAATTATTATGATATGGTTTGGCAAGACTTATCCTAGCGTTATTACAGAAAGATAA
- a CDS encoding YhdT family protein translates to MTKEEYYDTNYELDEIEVDPRFVICEKEMKLVFSIQLAFTTVMITLGYFLGRGDPKDYTYILGMPTWWFVSIVTSFIFFGIIVYVVKFKFQDMSLDDTIESTEG, encoded by the coding sequence ATGACAAAAGAAGAGTATTATGACACAAATTATGAATTGGACGAAATCGAGGTTGATCCACGATTTGTAATTTGTGAAAAAGAAATGAAATTAGTTTTTAGTATACAATTGGCGTTCACAACTGTAATGATAACTTTGGGATACTTTTTAGGAAGAGGCGATCCAAAAGATTATACATATATTTTGGGAATGCCTACTTGGTGGTTTGTATCAATTGTGACAAGTTTTATCTTTTTTGGAATTATTGTATATGTGGTTAAGTTCAAGTTCCAAGATATGAGTTTAGATGATACAATTGAAAGTACTGAAGGGTGA
- a CDS encoding sigma 54-interacting transcriptional regulator gives MSKLLCETLYALTHESTKPKSNGSLDEFFINKIFPSIASIYPLKSSALLLVDREDRILSIVSRDADLKKCNFENRMFSFAKSSLEKHNFMIRYGKTTLYLLKNIPHMLKKPRYSLLLISENEIPEAFFDLDRISKSLETLALENERQNGSYRILLKYLDAIDDGISACDKDGNVTYINSSACSLLGVDKSKVIGKNLNHPPFKDTILVQILKSKKTQMDFEYNLNYKGKPSHLMNSAYPVFDNDGNIMGAIDIFSRIKRSYQIASNMAGHRAIYEFNDFIGSGLALQNKINLAKEFSNINKNTLLEGESGTGKELFSQSIHNFSDRKSGPFVAINCANYPIDLFDSELFGYDEGAFTGAKKGGKSGKFELADGGTLFLDEIGEMPMQMQAKLLRAIETKQVTRLGSNKTITTDVRIIAATNRDLESMIEKKQFREDLYYRLKILYLKIPPLRERKEDIKELCEHFIEKINPEMEKPVSRLSDEALSLIRAYDWPGNIRQLENILSIAMFMSGGGFLEKSHLIQAGLECTKKTPDETKRLEDSSMDLLLSTLEENGYNIKQTSEVLGISRNTIYRKMKKYGIVRA, from the coding sequence ATGTCAAAACTTCTATGCGAAACCTTGTATGCTCTCACCCATGAATCGACTAAGCCCAAAAGTAATGGATCTTTGGATGAATTTTTCATCAACAAAATTTTCCCTTCCATTGCATCCATATACCCTCTTAAAAGCAGCGCATTGCTTTTGGTGGACAGGGAAGACAGAATATTGTCCATTGTTTCCCGTGACGCAGATTTAAAAAAATGCAATTTCGAAAACAGGATGTTTTCTTTCGCTAAGTCATCTTTAGAAAAACATAACTTCATGATAAGATACGGCAAGACAACACTATACCTTTTAAAGAATATTCCACACATGCTAAAGAAACCCAGATACTCTCTTCTGCTCATATCAGAAAACGAGATACCCGAAGCCTTTTTTGATTTGGATCGGATATCCAAGAGTCTTGAAACCCTTGCGCTTGAAAATGAAAGGCAAAATGGGTCCTACAGGATTCTGCTAAAGTATCTCGATGCCATAGACGACGGCATATCCGCCTGCGACAAGGATGGAAATGTAACCTACATCAACTCAAGCGCCTGCAGCTTGCTTGGAGTCGACAAGAGCAAGGTCATCGGCAAAAACCTCAACCACCCCCCTTTCAAGGACACTATACTTGTACAGATACTAAAATCAAAAAAAACGCAGATGGACTTTGAATATAATCTCAACTACAAGGGAAAACCGTCACATCTCATGAATTCTGCTTATCCCGTATTTGACAATGACGGAAATATCATGGGTGCAATAGATATTTTCAGCAGGATAAAGCGTTCGTACCAAATTGCCAGTAATATGGCAGGTCATAGGGCTATTTACGAATTCAACGACTTCATTGGCAGCGGCCTAGCTCTTCAAAACAAGATAAATCTTGCAAAGGAATTTTCAAATATAAATAAAAACACCCTTCTCGAGGGTGAAAGCGGAACAGGAAAGGAACTTTTTTCACAATCAATCCATAATTTCAGTGACAGAAAATCGGGCCCATTTGTGGCAATAAACTGCGCAAACTACCCTATAGATCTTTTTGACAGCGAATTATTCGGTTACGATGAGGGAGCGTTTACAGGGGCCAAGAAGGGCGGAAAATCCGGTAAATTTGAATTGGCCGATGGCGGAACCCTTTTTCTCGACGAAATAGGCGAAATGCCCATGCAGATGCAAGCAAAACTGCTAAGAGCCATCGAAACAAAGCAGGTTACTCGACTAGGCAGCAACAAGACAATAACCACAGATGTTCGAATAATTGCAGCAACCAACAGGGATTTGGAATCCATGATCGAAAAAAAACAATTTAGGGAGGATCTCTACTACAGGCTTAAAATCCTATATCTAAAGATCCCGCCACTCAGAGAAAGAAAAGAAGATATTAAAGAACTTTGCGAACATTTCATCGAAAAAATCAATCCGGAAATGGAGAAGCCTGTCTCCAGGCTCTCGGACGAAGCGCTTTCATTGATTCGAGCATATGACTGGCCAGGAAACATACGTCAATTGGAAAACATACTTTCAATTGCAATGTTCATGTCAGGGGGTGGCTTCCTTGAAAAAAGCCATCTTATTCAAGCCGGTCTGGAATGCACTAAAAAAACGCCTGATGAAACCAAAAGACTGGAGGATTCCAGTATGGACCTACTCTTAAGTACCTTGGAAGAGAACGGTTACAATATAAAACAAACTTCAGAGGTTCTTGGAATATCCAGAAACACAATATATCGAAAGATGAAAAAATACGGCATTGTAAGAGCATAA
- a CDS encoding helix-turn-helix transcriptional regulator, with protein sequence MIGAKIRKLRQEKGMTLSELAKQVNFTASYISQIERSIIDPSLSSLRKIALALDTPIYSFLSEENADHFLIKAEKRKKLALPNSTMIYEFVTPMASNKTIRPKMEIIYIHMDAESWSNEDYLSHKVDECIFVLHGSFHVYLGEEKYVLEEGDSIYIQENVSHRIYNPLKTVTTAISCFSPSLY encoded by the coding sequence ATGATAGGTGCAAAGATAAGAAAGCTGAGACAGGAAAAAGGTATGACATTGAGCGAATTGGCAAAGCAGGTTAATTTTACTGCGAGTTATATTTCTCAGATTGAACGAAGCATTATTGATCCTTCACTTTCTTCGCTTAGGAAAATCGCGTTGGCGCTGGACACCCCGATTTACAGTTTTCTTTCAGAGGAAAATGCCGATCATTTTCTTATAAAGGCAGAAAAGCGTAAAAAATTGGCGTTGCCTAACAGTACAATGATATATGAATTCGTTACTCCGATGGCCTCAAACAAGACGATAAGACCCAAGATGGAAATCATCTATATTCATATGGATGCAGAAAGCTGGAGCAATGAGGATTACTTGTCCCACAAAGTCGATGAATGCATTTTTGTTTTGCATGGTTCTTTTCATGTATATCTCGGGGAAGAAAAGTATGTTCTTGAAGAGGGAGACAGCATCTACATACAGGAGAATGTAAGCCACAGGATATACAATCCATTAAAAACAGTTACAACTGCAATTTCGTGTTTTTCTCCTTCATTGTATTAA
- a CDS encoding amino acid ABC transporter ATP-binding protein, translated as MIEIKNVSKNFGPLKVLDGINLEVDRGEIISIIGPSGAGKSTLLRSVIQLESIDEGIMEIEGLKIVSRKNREDDGIIKKNTVSDGLAKMGMVFQGFNLFPHLTVFENVMVAQTLVKNRSKSQAREKAKAILDKVGLMDKENSYPSQISGGQKQRVAIARALAMDPDIMLFDEPTSALDPELIGEVLGVIKALAAEHMTMMIVTHEMNFAREISDRVIFMEDGKIVEDGHPDKIFVNPEHPRIKIFLDKILS; from the coding sequence ATGATTGAAATAAAAAATGTTTCGAAAAATTTCGGACCATTAAAGGTGCTTGATGGAATCAATTTGGAAGTAGATCGTGGAGAAATCATATCGATCATAGGCCCTTCCGGAGCCGGGAAAAGTACACTTTTAAGATCTGTAATACAATTAGAGTCCATTGATGAAGGAATAATGGAAATTGAGGGCCTCAAGATTGTGAGCAGAAAGAATAGGGAAGATGACGGGATAATTAAAAAAAATACCGTCAGTGATGGTCTGGCAAAAATGGGAATGGTTTTTCAGGGATTCAATCTGTTTCCGCATTTGACCGTTTTTGAGAATGTTATGGTTGCTCAAACCCTTGTCAAGAATAGGAGCAAGAGCCAAGCAAGAGAAAAGGCGAAGGCTATTTTGGATAAGGTGGGCTTGATGGACAAGGAAAACAGCTACCCTTCACAGATTTCGGGGGGGCAAAAGCAGCGCGTGGCTATCGCCAGAGCATTGGCTATGGATCCGGATATAATGCTATTTGATGAACCGACATCCGCACTTGATCCCGAATTGATAGGGGAGGTACTCGGAGTCATAAAAGCCCTTGCGGCGGAACACATGACGATGATGATAGTCACCCATGAAATGAACTTTGCCCGGGAAATATCGGATCGCGTAATATTCATGGAGGACGGAAAAATTGTAGAAGATGGACATCCCGACAAGATTTTTGTCAATCCCGAGCATCCGAGGATAAAAATATTCCTCGACAAAATACTATCTTGA
- a CDS encoding amino acid ABC transporter permease, whose product MENLDKLLSITLYILKGSGVTLGLYAATAVFSLPLGLMFALGKISKNKILSSAVGIYTWVFRGTPLLLQLFFTYYGLPVFGVRWSGPFIPAALTFIVNYAAYLTEIFRAGIQSIDKGQYEAAKVLGMNYSQTMRKIIIPQTIKRILPPLGNEAITLVKDTALVSVIALAEILRNAKEIVTREFIITPFFIAAAIYLVFTSVIVLTFSRMEKKYSYYE is encoded by the coding sequence CTGGAGAATTTGGATAAGCTTTTAAGCATAACCTTATATATACTGAAAGGCAGCGGGGTCACCTTGGGGCTTTATGCCGCAACGGCGGTTTTCTCACTGCCTCTTGGGCTTATGTTTGCTTTAGGAAAAATTTCAAAGAACAAGATTTTAAGCAGTGCGGTAGGCATATACACTTGGGTTTTCAGAGGGACTCCCCTTCTGCTCCAACTATTTTTCACTTACTATGGCTTGCCGGTATTTGGAGTGCGCTGGAGCGGACCGTTTATTCCGGCTGCATTGACATTCATAGTCAATTACGCGGCATACCTGACGGAAATTTTTAGGGCGGGAATACAATCCATTGACAAGGGACAGTATGAAGCAGCAAAGGTTCTTGGAATGAATTACAGCCAGACAATGCGAAAAATAATCATACCGCAGACGATAAAAAGGATTCTTCCTCCTTTGGGCAATGAGGCCATAACTCTAGTCAAGGACACCGCGCTTGTTTCGGTAATCGCATTGGCGGAAATATTGAGAAATGCCAAGGAAATTGTTACCAGGGAGTTTATAATCACGCCTTTTTTCATAGCGGCAGCGATTTACCTCGTTTTTACATCGGTGATTGTTTTGACATTCAGCCGCATGGAAAAAAAATATTCGTACTATGAGTAG